One part of the Bombus terrestris chromosome 13, iyBomTerr1.2, whole genome shotgun sequence genome encodes these proteins:
- the LOC100650782 gene encoding multiple coagulation factor deficiency protein 2 homolog codes for MIPTILIGLVVGISDGLRGPHHPRSPVSHHHYVPQKDVKITKDAQLLQDATHLKEDIGSMADQLDFSNMTEQEIEFHYFKVHDIDNNAKLDGLEILYAIQHTFHENRLANAERESSRENTRTMDYEDDLPWIVELVDRVLREDDLDHDGYLGYIEYVLGRQRDHIAQAKRNNKLEN; via the exons ATGATACCTACAATTCTGATCGGTTTAGTCGTCGGAATTAGTGATGGTTTACGTGGACCTCATCACCCACGAAGTCCTGTCTCTCATCATCATTACGTCCCCCAGAAAGATGTTAAAATAACGAAAGATGCACAACTACTACAGGATGCTAC CCACTTAAAAGAAGACATAGGATCAATGGCGGATCAATTGGACTTTTCGAACATGACTGAACAAGAAATCGAATTCCATTACTTCAA AGTTCATGATATCGACAATAATGCTAAATTGGACGGATTAGAAATTCTCTACGCGATTCAACATACGTTTCACGAGAACAGACTTGCCAATGCTGAACGTGAAAGTTCGAGAGAAAATACCAGAACTATGGATTACGAAGATGATTTACCTTGGATCGTAG AACTTGTAGACAGAGTACTGAGGGAAGATGACTTAGATCATGATGGATACCTTGGGTATATTGAGTATGTACTTGGAAGACAAAGAGATCACATTGCTCAAGCAAAACGGAATAACAAATTGGAGAATTAA